From Paenibacillus graminis:
AAACCGCTTAACGAGCTGCAGGTGCTGATGAAGGGGGCAGAGACAGGAGATCTCACCGTTTCGGCTTCCTATCAATCGAGGGACGAGATCGGACAGCTCCACCACTCGTTCAATACAATGCTGTGGAGCCTTAGGACCATGATGCAAAGAGTGTCGGAGAGTACCGGAATGCTGTCTTCCGCCTCGCAGGAGATGAGCGCCAGTGCGGAGCAGACCGCCCGTACTTCGCAATGCATTGCCGAATCCTCAGGTGAAATTGCCGCCGGTTTCGGGGAGCATGTGAAGACGGTTGAACGGGCTGCACATTCCGTGCAGGCGATAGCGGAGGAGATTGCTGCCGTCCAGCAGAGCAGCCATGAAATGACCGGACTGATGGCGGAGGCTGCTGCTTCGGCTGATCATGGAGCTGCTGCAGTGGAGGTTATCCTAGCACAGATGAAGGAGATAGATTCCAGTGTCTTCTCCAGCCAGGAGAGGGTCAGCCGCCTGGGCCGTCTTTCAGAGGAGATCAATATCATTATTACGGCGATTCAGGATTCCATTCGATCCGCTGCACGGCAGTCGGAGGAGATCCGTGAGGCTGTCGGACATGTTTCAAGCGAAGCACTTACAGTATTGCAGGCAATGGAGCAGGCAAGTGAAGGGTCCCATAAGGGTGTGGAAGAGGTGCAGAACAGCAGCACAGCGAGTGAAGAGCTATTGACCGTGATGGGCGAAATGTCGATGTCAGCCCAATACTTGACGACACTCGCCGAGAATTTGCAAGTGGATTTGGCGCGCTTCAAGTTTAATTAATCAACAAACAGGCCTCTGGATGTTATGCTCGGGAGGCCTGTTTGATTGTGCAGTCACCTGGTCGGTGCAAGTAGGCCGGTTGCGGAGTGCAGCTGCGGAGTGAAGTGGAATTAGTAAACTTAAATCGGCTCAAAAGAGCCTGGCAGAGACTTGTAGTGGGAATAAGTATACTTAATTTCAGCGAATTCATCATCAAAGGTGCAAATGGGCCGAATTAGATTTACTTTTTCCAACTAACTCTTATGAAGGGGCTGCAAGGGGAGGAATTAAGTTCACTTTTTTCACTTCTTTAAAGCGAAATTGAGAAACGGACCTAGGGAAAAGGGATGGAGAGGAAGTTTGGAACTGTAGGAGCGAATGCGTCCGCCTGAAGGCTTTCTGCAGAAAGGCCCGCTATCTTCAGCCTAGACAGTTTGCGGACTTCCACTGCGAAGAGCGGTAATAATCAAGAAATCTGCAAATGGGCCGGGGCCGGAAGTCCAGACATTTTCCGTAGTCAAGTCTAAGTCCCGAATGTTATCCGAAAATATAGCTGAACACGAAAAAATGGTCCGTCCGGCTGCATATACCGGGCGGACCATTTTTTATAATCTGAAGAATTCAATTGATTCTGGCCTTAAGCGTACCAGCCCCATACGAAGATGTACAAGGTACCGTAAATTGTGACCAGACCCACAAACAGCGCATATGCGATATTGATGTACAGCTCTTTCTTGGTATCTGCCGATTCCCCGATGTGCATGAACACGAACAGCTGCAGGGAAGCTTGAATAATGGCTGTGACCAGCAGTACGGCCATATTGGCGCCCTTGGACAGATCACCATAGATAACGATCAACGCTGCGGCGGAAAGGACCAGAGAGGCCAGATAACCCATCACATGGCGAATTGGAAACAGTTGCTTCATCATGTCACATCAGTCCTTTCAGGTAGACGAAGCTGAAGATAAAGATCCAGACCACGTCCAGGAAGTGCCAGAACAGTGAGAAGATAAATGCTTTGTTGGCTGTAGCCGGGTTGATGCCCTGGCGCCACAGCTGAATCATAATTGCTGTTCCCCACAGGAAGCCGAAGCTGACGTGCGCCCCGTGTGTTCCCAGCAGGACGAACAGGCTGGATAGGAAGCCGCTGGTCTGCAGCGTGGCTCCTTCATGCACATAAGTGACGAACTCGGTGATTTCAATGCCGATAAAGCCCAGACCCATCAGCAGCGTGAGGGCCATGAAGACCATCATCGCTTTTTTGTAGCCGAGACGCATGGCGTGAACCGCAAGACCGATCGTGAACGAGCTGGTCAGGAGCAGGAAGGTTTCAATCAGCACCGGGCCGATTTCGAACAGTTCACTTCCGCTCGGTCCACTGGCAAAGCGGTCCACCATGACAAAGAATACCGTGAACAAGGTGGCAAACAAAGGGATTTCAGCTCCGAGAAAAACCCAAAAGCCGAAGATTTTATTGCTGTTCTCTTCTGTAGAGTATTCCAGCGGCTTGGACGCATCTATTTTCATACAGTCTCACCCCGCATCAATTTCTTTTCTGTAGCCATAACTTCATCCACTGAGATGTAGTAGCCGTGATCCCGGTCAAAGGACATGGCTGCCAGCATAATCAGCACACCCACTCCGGCAACAATCGCAGGAATCCACATGCTGAAGACCAGGAAGAATCCGAGGAAGAAGAAGATCACACCCAGGATAAACGGCTTGCCGGTATTGCTCGGCATGTGAATCTTGGTGATTTTGTCCTCGAACAGCGGCATATTCTCCTGTTTGGCGGACCAGAAGGCGTCACGGGTCCGAACCTTCGGTACAACCGCGAAGTTGTAGACCGGCATTGGACTATGTGTAGCCCATTCCAGGGTGCGTCCATCCCAAGGATCGCTTGTGGTATCTCTCGGCATATAGCGTGTACTCCAGTAGATATTGTATACCAGAAGCACGAAGCCGATCGCCAGACCTACCGCGCCCACGAAGGACAGCATATTGAGCGGACCAAAGCCCGATTCCTCGGAATAGGTGTACATGCGCCGCGTCATGCCCATCAGTCCCAGGAAGAACAGCGGGAAGAAGGTGACGTTGAAGGAAATCACGATCCACCAGAAGGAATGCTTGCCCAGCCGTTCGTTCAGGCGGAAGCCGAACACTTTCGGGAACCAGTAGTGGAATCCGGCAATAACGGCGAACACGGCGCCCGGAATCAGCACGTAGTGGAAATGCGCAACCAGGAACATGGTGTTGTGGTACTGGTAGTCGGCACTGGCCATTGCCAGCATGACACCGGTCACCCCGCCGATGGTAAAGATCGGAATAAATGCCAGGGTGTACAGCATCGGTGTAGTGAAGGTGATCCGCCCTTTTCGGAGCGTAAACAGCCAGTTGAATATTTTTACCCCTGTCGGCACAGCGATCGCCATGGTCGTGATGGAGAAAAAGCTGTTGACCATTGCGCCTTGCCCCATGGTGTAGAAATGGTGAGCCCAGACCAGGAAGGACAGGAGCGAGATAATCAGCATACTGAACACCATGGAGGTGTATCCGTACAGGTTCTTTTTGGAGAAGGTGGCAATAATTTCGCTATAAATACCGAATGCCGGAAGAATAACGATATATACCTCCGGATGGCCCCAAACCCAGAACAGGTTGGCCCAGAGCATATCCATCCCGCCGTTGGCCATCGTGAAGAACTGGGAGCCGAAGAGGCGGTCGAACATCATTAGCGCAAGCGCCACGGTCAGTACCGGGAAGGCGAAGACGATAATTACGTTCGTAATGAGCACGGACCAGGTGAACATCGGCATTTTCATCAGCTTCATGCCTGGAGCGCGCATTTTGAGAATGGTGACGATAAAGTTGACGCCTGTGATCAGAGTTCCGATACCGGAAATCTGCAGCGCCAGGGAGTAATAGTTGTTCCCGACCGTCGGACTGAACTCCAGACTCGCCAGCGGGAAGTAGGCTGACCATCCGGCATCCGGCGATCCGCCGATGACGAAGGAAATGTTAAGCAGCATGGCCCCGAAGAAGAAGAGCCAGAAGCTGACGGCGTTGAGGCGCGGAAAAGCCACGTCTCGGGCACCGATTTGCAGCGGTACAATCACATTCATCAGACCGATGATAAACGGCATGGCCATGAAGAGGATCATGATCAGACCGTGGGTGGTAAAGACCTCATTATAATGCTGCGCATCGAGGAATTTCATTTCAGGCGCTGCCGTCTGCAGACGCATCATCATGGCGTCCACGCCGCCGCGGAACAGCATGAGCAGGGCGGCCAGGATATACATGACGCCGATTTTCTTATGGTCGACCGTAGTCAGCCATTCGCGCCACAGGTAGCCCCATTTTTTGAAATAGGTAAGCCCGACGAGAATCCCGATGGTAGCGAGTGCGATACTGATCATGGCTCCATATATTAAGGGTTCGCCGTGAACCTTAAATTTGTCTAAATCCATTAGGGTGGCTCCTTTCAGGTTGTTTCTTCAAGCCTGTCATTAAGAATTGCTGTCGTGTGTATGTTCATCCACCGGTGAGCTTGGCAGCGGCTGTTCGACTTCCGGATTCGGTTTACTGTCGAACTCCGTCTCGCTGGAAGGCTCAGGTGAAGGATGGATTTCTTTATTGTCCTGATGATCCATATTTCCGTTGTCCATATCCATCTCTTTACCGCCGCCGCTCATATGCTCGCTGTGTTCTCCCGGAGGAGGGCTGAATTCAAGATGGGTGGATGAATAGGTTTTGCGTCCAAGATAATCGGTGGCGAGCAGGCCTTTGAATTCCTTTTCCGTAAGCTTCGGAGCGGTTTCCTTGACCTCTTTTACCCAGTCCTCATAATCTTTGCTGCTCATGACCAGCGCTTCAAACTCCATGTGGGCGAAGCCTTTACCGCTAAAGTTGGCATTTCTGCCCATATAAGAGCCTTCGGTATCTGCGGAAAGGTGAAGCGTTGTGAGCATGTCGCTCATGGCGTACTTTTGTCCGGCAAGCTGCGGAATCCACAGACTGGTAATGGAACCAAAAGAGTACATTCTGAACTCTACCGCCCGGTGAACCGGCATATTCACATAGTTTACAGTTTCAATGCCTTCTTCCGGATAGCTGAAATGCCATTTCCAGTTGGAGGAAGAGGCATAGATAACCAGCGGAGTCTGGTCTTTATACTCTTTGGCCTGATTCTCGACGGCGTTGGTCGTTTTGACCGTCACGACGGACAGGAAGGCCACGATAATGATCGGGATGACGATCCAGATCGTCTCGAGGACCTTATTGCCCTCCTCATGCTCCGGAATGTATCCTTCATTGCTTTTCTTGGCCCGGTATTTCACCAGCACAAAGATATATAAGATGTAGACAACCGCCAGAACACCAAGCATAACCAGAATGGAAAGGATAATGGTGTCAGATAAAGTTCGGGCAGACGGCCCCTTCGGGTTCAGAACGGTGAGTGAACTGCATCCCGGCAGGAGGAGGATGAGGCTGAGAAACAAAGCGTATAACGGTCCCTTTTTTTTCATATAGAACTCCTTCCTTCAATAGTTCTTTTCATTCGCCGATCGTTGCGGGCAAACATTAACCTGTATCTATAGTAAGAACTACTTACCCATAATGCAAAATACATATTTTGTAAAAAAATACACAATAGACCTTAAAAATGTACATTCGGTTAAATATATGTGATCAAATTGTTACAAGAGTCTTAACGTATGATAAAGATCACAGTAACGGTGCGCCTTAAGGTTATTTTAAGAAAGTTCAAATTTTGTTCATGATTTCACAAATGTTACTATTTTCGTCACAATTATTTAAACTGAAAACACCCTGATTTCGCGGTTTTGCTTGCTCTGACAGCACTCGACAGAATATGGTTATTTTCTGAAAAAAATGACGATATGTCATTTCTCACAGCCAAACAGTTACAATTTTTTGTGCTCATGGTTACAATCTCTCAAATTACGTTATATCTATTTATGCTAAAGTAGTAGGTAAATATACATAGATTGGAGATTGTTTCACGTGCCTATCAAAAAAGTAGTGCTCTTATTCATGTCTTTTATTCTTTGCTTCGGCATCCTGCAAATTACAGCAGATGCAGCGGGAGCAAACAAATCTTTGAAGCTTGGAGTGAACGACTCATTAACCGGAATCACAGCTGTTTCGGAAAAAAGCACCTATTATGTCCCACTCCGCGCTTTGGCAACAGAGCTGAAGTGGACCCTCACCGGTCTTCCGGATGGCATTCAGGTGGAAGGCGGGGGGCGCATCCTCCGTCTGCTGGAGAATAATGGGGGAGCCCGGCTTCAGGATGGAACGGTTGCAAAGGCAGACACGTTTCTCCGGGATGGAGCACTGATGGTTCCGCTGAAGATCAGCGCTTACCTAGGATATAGAATATCCTTTGAACCGGATAAATATTTACTGCGGGTCCAGGATGGTTCGGCGGCACTTGATGACACTGCGTTCGTAACCAAGTACAAAAACGAACTGGCACCGCCTGCGCCTGCGGAACCTGCGCAGAATCAGCCGGCGGCCAAACCGGGAAAAACGCTGTATCTGACTTTTGATGACGGCCCGTCTGCTACAACGTCTGAGTTGCTGGACATTCTGAACAAGTATGGGGTCAAGGCTACATTCTTCATGCTTGGACCGAACATGAACCGCTATCCATCCCAGGTTAAGCGGATTGTGGAAGAGGGGAACGGGCTGGGACTGCACGGCATGACCCACCGCAAAGAGAAATTCTATGCTTCTGCCTCTGCTGCGCTGGCTGAAATGAACAGGGACAACGATGTACTGCGGAAGATCACCGGCACCGGCACAACCCTGATCCGTCCCCCATATGGCAGCAAGCCATATTTCACTAAGACCTTCAGGGATAAAGTGCTGGGTCAAGGCTACCACCTGTGGGACTGGAACGTGGATTCCGATGACTGGAAATATAAAGAGGACAGTGTTACCATCTACAACACCGTAATGGGCCAGGTTCATAAGCTGCAGAAGTCCAAAACCAATCCCGTTATTCTGATGCATGACCAGAAAGCAACACTTAAGGTGCTGCCGCGCCTGCTGGAAACATTGAAGAAAGAAGGCTACACCTTCGAGATTGTCACGAAGGACATCGAGCCGGTAAATTTCTGGAAGGACAAACGTTAACGATTGTCAGGATATCAAAAGAGCAAGCTGCGAGGTGAGACCCTCGCTGCTTGCTCTTTTTGCGGTTTAAAATTAGTTGATTTATGAGGTGATTGCACTTCATGCAATAGAGTATTTATTGTTGTGCGTCGGATCGCATTCTGTTATGAGAACTTCTGCTGCAGAAAGTGCAACAGAATGTGCGCCTGAGCAAAGTCATTTGTACAAATAACTAACAATCATATGTACCAGCTCGGATTTCAGCCGTTCAGTTGCGATACGCTGCTGGGAGAAAGAGATAACGTCAACGATGGCGCTTACCGTTTCGAACACGATCACGGAAGCGGCCTCCATGTCTTCAGTTTTTAGCTCATCCTGTCCCATCTGCAGATACTCAAGTGTTCTGATGCGGCCTGCTTCATACTGTGCATCCATTAACTGCTTAATCTCCTCATCGCTATGGTACATGATGGTCAGCTCTCGATGGTAGCCTATAAAGGCCTCATGGGAGATCAGGAGGGTGTCGACCAGATGCATGATCAGCTCGGAGCGGTCGATGGTTAAGAAGTTGATCTCTGACATCGAAGCGTCGATCCGGGCTAGAAGATCTGCACCATAGTTCTTCAGCACTTCAATGAAAACGGCTCTTTTATCTACAAAATAGGAATAGAAGCTGCCAGTCGATACTCCGGCCGCCGCTGCGATTTGCTTGGTGTTGGTCTGATGGAAGCCCTTGTCCGAGAACTGCTTCATGGCTGCTTGGACAATAGCCTCCTTGGTCCGGATACTGCGTTCCTGCCGTGGTGTTCTGATCTTGTCTTCCATATCACTCATGTCAGATTGCTCCCCCTTGTAGTACTGATTGTAGAGGAGGGAATTCAGGCTGTCAATAAAAGTTGAACTTGATTTCATATTTAATCATTGACAAACATGAACTTTAGTTCATATAATCTAAAACATGAACTTGGGTTCACATTTATGATGGCCTTTTGGAGGATGATGAAGATGAGTGTAAGAATGCGCAGAGCTTTATCTTTTACAGCAATCGTACTTGGTTTTTTTATGGCGCTGCTGGATACGACGATTATTAATATCGCCCTGCCGGAGATGACGCGCCATTTCGGCGGAAGTGTGTCGCGGATTTCCTGGGTGATGAACGGGTATAACCTGGCTTTTGCCGTGTTCATCCTGACTGCCTCCCGGCTGGCTGATCAATTTGGCCGGAAGAAAGTGTTTATTTTTGGAGTTGCTCTATTTACTCTGACCTCTCTGCTAGCCGGGTTTTCAACATCCCTGGGGATGCTGATTCTGCTGCGGGTGATTCAGGGCCTGGCCGGGGCAATTATTGTTCCGGTCACCATTCCCCTGACTACGACCACTTTTCCAAAAGAGATGCATGGCCTCATTATTGGCATATGGGGAGCCGTCTCGGGGGTGGCTGCGGCGAGCGGTCCGGCGCTTGGCGGAATTCTGACGCAGAACCTCAGCTGGGAGTGGATCTTTTTTGTAAACGTGCCGCTGGGTGTGTTGAGCATTGTGCTGACGGCTGTCTTCATTCAGGAATCGCGGGATGATACGGCAGGCCGTTCCATTGATTATGGCGGGACCCTTGGAATTACCGGAGCGATGTTCTTCATTACGTACGCTCTGATCAAGGTGCAGGATTATGGCTGGAGTTCGGGAGTCACCCTTGCGCTGCTGGGTGCGGGAGTATTGTTCCTGCTGCTGTTCATCTTCACACAGTGGAAAGGGAGGGAACCCATGCTGCCTTTGTCACTGATACGGATACGTACATTCAACAATGCTTCCCTGACCCTGCTGATTGTCGGAGCGGCGCTGATGAATCTTTCCCTGCTGACTTCCTTCTTCCTGACGCGGATGATGGGGATGACCGAGCTGAAGGCCGGGCTTGTGCTGTCCATGGTCGCGGTGGGCTCGATTGTCAGTTCGGCGGTTTCGGGGCCGCTGTCCGCGAAATACGGCAGCCATCTGTTCGCTGCAGCAGGTATTGTAATCACGGGCGGGGCGATGTATTCCATGAGCGGGCTTCACGCTGAATCGGCAGTGGCGGAGGTGGTGGTGCGCCTGCTGGTCGCAGGTGTTGGCATAGGCCTTACGATGGCGCCGGTGATGTCTTCCGCCGTCCGCAATGTTCCGGAGGACAAGGTGGGCATTTCTTCGGGAGTCACCAATATGGCGAAGTCGCTGGGCAGTGTCATTGGAGTAGCTATTATAGTGACTGTGCTGCAGCACAACATGGACAGTGAACTGGGGAAGGCGGGGACTCACCTGTCTGAGGCTGTTCAGGCGGATGTTAAGCTGCAGCCTCTTGTCAAAAATGTTCTAGCGGAAGCCGTAGCTTCCATCAGTAAGGAGGGGGCTGCACCGATGGGAGGAAACAGCGGCAAAGCTGATCCTGCGGCAGCCGTAGTACATGCGGTGGAGCTTGCTGCGGCAAAGCTTCCGCCTGCGGAACAAAAGGCTTTTGCAGCGGACAGCGCCAATCAATTCCGGGAAGCCAAGCTGCTCTTGTCTCAAGCAGGGAACGGGATGCAGCAGGCGGCTGTTGAGGGATTCCGCCGGACCTTTGTTTTTGCCGGCCTGCTGATGATTCCGGGGATACTGTTCGCTCTCCTGAGCGACAAGCGGCGCAAGCCCGAGGAGCCGGCGGCAGTTGCCGAACCGGCGGTGCTGGAGCGGTAGTTCCAACTCAGAAAGGCTCAAGCAAGCGGCTCTTTTTACAGAGCCGCTTCTTTTTATGTTGACAGATTAGTATACTGTATTAATAATAGTAGTACAGTTAATACACTATATGGGTTGAACTTGAAAATATACAAACTGGAATGTTTGAAGGATACAGCACACGAAAGGAGGACTGTCATGTTCGAATTGGACGTCCGCAGCCGCAAGCCGATCTACGAGCAGTTGAACGATAAAGTCAAGGAGCTGATTATGCACGGGATTTTGCGCGCGGATGAGCAGCTTCCGTCGGTAAGAACCTTGTCCTCACAGCTTACAGTGAATCCCAATACCATTCAGAAAGCCTACCGTGAACTGGAGCGGGAAGGCTATATCTATTCTCTGCAGGGCAAAGGGAGCTTTGTGGCTCCGCTGCAGCAGGGCCAGAACGAGAGCAAAAGAGCAGGACTCAGGGAAGAGCTGCTGCGCCTGATGGCAGAAGCGGTCTATCTCGGATTTACCGCAAATGAAATTGGGGCATTGTACCGTCAGGTGCTGGAGCAGAGAGAGAAGGGAGAATAGCCATGATTGAAATACGCGGAATCAGTAAAAGCTTTCAGGGAGAAAAGGCTGTTGACAGCCTGTCGCTGACGGTACATAAAGGCGCCATTTATGGCCTGCTCGGTTCCAACGGAGCAGGGAAAACCACCCTGCTGAAGACACTAGCCGGCATCTACCGGCCTGAGGAAGGAACCGTTAAGATCGGCGGCCAGCCAGTTTTTGAGAGTCCGCAGGTGAAGCAGAACCTCATTTTTATGCCGGACAGCCCATACTTTTTCCCGCAGGCCTCGCTCAAGACGATGGCCGCCTTTTACCGTTCGGTGTATCCGGGTTTCAGCGATAAACGTTTTGAGGAGCTGGGCACGGTATTCCGGCTCGATATGGGACGCAAGCTAAGCCGTTTCTCCAAGGGCATGCAGCGCCAGGCGGCCTTTTGGCTTGCGCTCAGCTGCAGACCGGATGTGCTGATTATGGATGAGCCGATAGACGGGCTGGACCCGGTAATGCGCCGCCAGATCAAGAATCTTTTGTTCCAGGAGGTCGCCGAGCGGGAGCTGACCGTTCTGATCTCTTCGCATAATCTGCGGGAGATTGAGGATCTGTGTGACCATGTCGGCATTATGCACCAAGGCCGGATGCTGGTCGAGAAGGATCTGGATGATCTTAAGGCCGATACGCATAAGGTTCAGGTAGCCTTTCGCGATGAACGTCATGCGTCGGCACTTGCGGCCAAGCTGCAAATTCTCCATCAGGAGCGGCGGGGCAGCGTGGATCTGTATATCGTAAAAGGCGACCGGGAGCGGATTTCGAAAGTGATCCATGTCTATGAGCCGTACGTGTTCGATCTGCTTCCCTTGACGCTGGAGGAAATCTTTATTTATGAAATGGGGGATGCCGGGTATGACGCGCAGCCGATACTTCTTTAACAGCAGTGTTATCCGCCAGAATTTGCGCCAGCACGGCTGGATTGGAATCATCTATACCTTGGGCTTGCTGTTCTCGCTTCCGCTGCAGCTCTTTATGCGCAGTTATCCGGGTGCTGAGCCGCAGGAGATAGATACGCTGTTCCAAGTAGGCGGAGATCTACAAATGCTGTTCATCATCTCACTGCCGGCCGCTGCCGGGCTGTTCCTGTTCCGCTATTTGCAGTCCAGAAGGGCTTCCGATCTGTGGCACAGCCTTCCGCTGCGGCGGGAGCATTTGCTGACAGCGCATCTGGCTAGCGGATTAGGACTGCTGCTTCTTCCGGTATGGCTAACCGCTGCAGTCACAGCTATGGTTACTCCGATGGACGGAAATATGTACATTTATCAAGGAACGGATATCTGGAACTGGTGCCTGGCGGTCAGCATCCTTACGCTGTTTCTCTTTGTGTTCAGCATCTTTGTCGGCATCTGCACGGGACAAACCGTGATCCAGGGTATCATCATTTATATTCTGCTGATCCTTCCGGCGGCGCTGATTGAATTCGTCAATCACCATTTAAGCATGTATCTTTATGGTTACCCGGAATGGTTTGGCCTCAGTGAGGACAGATTGATCTGGTCGCCCTTATTACATCTTATTGTTCTGGGGGAAGAGCCCTTCAGTACGGGAGAATTATGGACCTACAGCGGTTTGTCGCTCTTATTCATCGTCTTTTCGTACATACTGTACCGCAAGCGCAGTGTGGAAAAGTCCGGGCAGGCTATTGCCTTCACCTATTTCAATCCGCTGTTCAAAGCTGGGGTAATGCTATGTGCGATGCTTCTGGCGGGTACGTATTTTGGGGCCGTTAAGCCGCATCAGGCGGGCTGGGTTCTCTGCAGCCATCTTGCCGGAGCGCTGCTTGGCTATATCGCGGCAGAGATGGTTATCCGCAAAACCTGGCAGATCATGACCCGTAAAGTGCCGCTTGAATTCGCAGTATATGGAGTACTG
This genomic window contains:
- a CDS encoding ABC transporter ATP-binding protein, giving the protein MIEIRGISKSFQGEKAVDSLSLTVHKGAIYGLLGSNGAGKTTLLKTLAGIYRPEEGTVKIGGQPVFESPQVKQNLIFMPDSPYFFPQASLKTMAAFYRSVYPGFSDKRFEELGTVFRLDMGRKLSRFSKGMQRQAAFWLALSCRPDVLIMDEPIDGLDPVMRRQIKNLLFQEVAERELTVLISSHNLREIEDLCDHVGIMHQGRMLVEKDLDDLKADTHKVQVAFRDERHASALAAKLQILHQERRGSVDLYIVKGDRERISKVIHVYEPYVFDLLPLTLEEIFIYEMGDAGYDAQPILL
- a CDS encoding DUF6449 domain-containing protein, which encodes MKWGMPGMTRSRYFFNSSVIRQNLRQHGWIGIIYTLGLLFSLPLQLFMRSYPGAEPQEIDTLFQVGGDLQMLFIISLPAAAGLFLFRYLQSRRASDLWHSLPLRREHLLTAHLASGLGLLLLPVWLTAAVTAMVTPMDGNMYIYQGTDIWNWCLAVSILTLFLFVFSIFVGICTGQTVIQGIIIYILLILPAALIEFVNHHLSMYLYGYPEWFGLSEDRLIWSPLLHLIVLGEEPFSTGELWTYSGLSLLFIVFSYILYRKRSVEKSGQAIAFTYFNPLFKAGVMLCAMLLAGTYFGAVKPHQAGWVLCSHLAGALLGYIAAEMVIRKTWQIMTRKVPLEFAVYGVLLGLLVYIPVSGLTGYEDRVPAAEHITGVYAGSNYRMYNDDSYNGFASSEVAKDSSGNRVPFAGGQQYIEAVRSLHQTLITVRPDYNIAPSEEYNRGGRMFTLAYRLDNGRMVVREYRIPAKGFEPEMKAVMENEDFKRAEYDVQALDAEIESFRLSYRERVVRITDPEDVREFKDILIREKLNMSYEDQNEGQLPIAYIQPIQKPADEEGGSGRVNASVTRNYEWLPSYKKLGNWMEEKGFAEKIRSTAKDVQSAEIIKDDYKGRISPGETYNLELHMSLARQQKLSVVTRDKKVIAGILEHQREYLGKNGMYAAKLEYTDGDTQYVSIDMEGLEPALKSLLP